One window of Pseudomonadota bacterium genomic DNA carries:
- a CDS encoding DUF2860 family protein, translated as MKGHTPGKTSNIISCVMLFSFLFAVPNVQAGKYVITVGSWAMAVQRADNLWGKGGRRIDSLGSKADTNISYLALPYFDVKYIPDYQEGQKGSTTLYFNTITEQGSINIGIKQALPKGVIDVSGFYSLLAKKWQNPYLLYRTPTNTMYFGGRITYAKIMGTKLSLSYRFAATKVENDVIGELYSTLRQDGFMHKIGIDYRYDFDKMFSIIPEFSFERGQFYGRSNSYDNYGSGLGFEVRTPFFNLNTRFYGNTAKFDRMHPIFAETRDEKTYGTNIVATFPEPFGWRKYTIMAGINGYQTESNIRFFDRYTMMFLVGLTYSF; from the coding sequence GTGAAAGGGCATACACCTGGGAAGACAAGCAATATCATTTCCTGTGTTATGCTCTTTTCCTTTCTCTTTGCTGTCCCGAATGTTCAGGCAGGCAAATATGTGATAACTGTCGGGAGCTGGGCAATGGCGGTGCAAAGAGCAGACAATCTCTGGGGGAAGGGCGGCAGGAGAATTGACAGCCTTGGCTCGAAAGCGGACACAAATATATCCTATCTGGCACTCCCCTATTTCGATGTGAAGTATATACCGGATTATCAGGAAGGGCAAAAAGGCAGTACTACTTTATATTTCAATACTATTACCGAACAGGGAAGCATTAATATCGGAATAAAACAAGCTTTGCCGAAGGGTGTTATTGATGTGTCCGGTTTTTATTCCCTGCTGGCGAAAAAATGGCAAAATCCCTATTTATTGTATAGAACGCCAACAAATACTATGTATTTCGGCGGCAGAATTACTTATGCAAAAATAATGGGTACCAAACTTTCCCTTTCTTATAGATTTGCCGCTACAAAAGTAGAAAATGATGTTATCGGGGAGCTCTATTCAACGCTCAGACAGGATGGGTTTATGCATAAGATAGGCATTGATTATCGATACGATTTTGACAAAATGTTCAGTATTATCCCTGAATTTTCATTCGAAAGAGGTCAGTTTTACGGCAGGAGCAACAGCTATGACAACTATGGCAGCGGGCTTGGGTTTGAGGTGAGGACCCCCTTTTTCAATCTCAATACACGTTTTTACGGGAATACGGCAAAATTTGACAGGATGCATCCGATATTTGCAGAAACAAGGGATGAAAAAACATACGGGACAAACATAGTGGCCACATTCCCGGAGCCCTTCGGATGGAGGAAATATACAATAATGGCGGGCATTAACGGTTATCAGACAGAGTCGAATATAAGATTTTTTGACCGATATACCATGATGTTTCTTGTGGGACTCACATATAGTTTCTGA
- a CDS encoding DUF763 domain-containing protein: MINYKEDIKTKFMKKAITTLPLHYGKAPPWLFQKMKRLSAALIEVIVMEFGVKELLVRIADPIWFQALGCAVGFDWHSSGVTTTLCGALKEGLQSLYDEMPIAICGGKAKRAIQTPGDIEAYGEKWGVDVADYIALSRLCAKIDNTAVQDGYNLYHHTFVFTKEGDWAIIQQGMNEKLKNARRYQWLSRESLDITNEPHTGITCNERGAVLNLVAGESEGARKSAVDFAKGDPDSMIKTWKEVALAMPKRHYISPADINQTRLFKMFRTIHESHPETFKDLIGIHGVGPRTVSALSLIAELVYEKLPSFKDPARFSFAHGGKDGYPFPVDKKTYENSIEFLKICIDKAKAGDRDKIDAFKKLSLLAYFNNPRY; the protein is encoded by the coding sequence ATGATAAACTATAAAGAGGATATAAAGACAAAATTTATGAAGAAGGCAATTACCACCCTTCCCCTGCATTACGGAAAGGCCCCTCCATGGCTTTTTCAGAAAATGAAGAGGCTCTCTGCTGCTCTCATCGAGGTTATCGTTATGGAGTTCGGCGTAAAAGAACTGCTTGTCCGTATTGCCGATCCCATATGGTTTCAGGCATTGGGATGTGCTGTAGGCTTCGACTGGCACAGCAGCGGTGTTACCACAACTCTATGTGGGGCATTGAAAGAGGGGCTCCAATCTCTGTATGATGAGATGCCTATCGCCATATGCGGCGGAAAAGCAAAAAGGGCAATCCAGACTCCAGGAGACATTGAAGCATATGGTGAAAAATGGGGTGTTGACGTTGCAGATTATATTGCCTTAAGCCGCCTCTGTGCAAAGATTGATAATACTGCAGTCCAGGATGGTTATAACCTTTACCACCATACATTTGTCTTCACAAAAGAGGGTGATTGGGCAATTATCCAGCAGGGTATGAATGAAAAACTCAAAAATGCAAGACGGTATCAATGGCTCTCAAGAGAAAGTCTTGATATAACAAACGAACCTCATACAGGTATTACATGTAATGAAAGGGGCGCAGTATTAAACCTTGTGGCTGGTGAAAGCGAAGGAGCAAGAAAGTCTGCAGTAGATTTTGCAAAGGGAGATCCTGATTCTATGATTAAAACATGGAAAGAAGTTGCTCTAGCCATGCCGAAAAGGCATTACATATCGCCTGCCGATATAAATCAAACACGTCTTTTCAAGATGTTTAGAACGATTCATGAATCACACCCTGAGACATTCAAAGATTTAATAGGAATTCATGGTGTCGGCCCGAGAACTGTTTCAGCTCTTTCTTTAATTGCCGAACTTGTCTATGAGAAACTTCCGAGTTTTAAGGACCCTGCACGGTTCAGTTTTGCCCACGGGGGGAAAGACGGTTACCCCTTTCCCGTTGATAAAAAGACCTATGAAAATTCCATAGAATTCCTGAAGATTTGCATCGACAAGGCAAAGGCAGGCGATAGGGATAAAATCGATGCATTCAAAAAGCTTTCTTTATTGGCATATTTCAACAACCCCAGATATTAA
- a CDS encoding ABC transporter permease produces MFERIKRMVIKEFIQIFRDRRMKAVIFGTPIVQLIVFGYAVTTDVNCIRTAVYDLDKSYESRELVRRFNAPGYFRMDYDISSNDAIQDLFDKGKITAAIQINRGFSSDIKKGNQTEIQILVDGTDSNTALVAMGYANRIIMKYAGDLSVQKVRARPIKFEVRPRAWYNPDLTSRNYNVPGVIAIMVMLICLLLTAMAIVREREIGTMEQLMVTPLKPVELILGKTIPFAIIGFFDMSLVTTVGVFWFSIPVIGSLILLFFCTAIYLLSVLGIGLFISTISRTQQQAMMATFLFFAPAVLLSGLMFPIENMPVAVQYGTYLNPLRYFLVIIRGIFLKGNGIDILWPQMLELFMLGILVMTLSALRFKKRLG; encoded by the coding sequence ATGTTTGAGCGGATAAAAAGGATGGTAATAAAGGAATTTATCCAGATTTTCAGAGACAGGCGCATGAAGGCAGTTATCTTTGGCACACCGATAGTACAATTGATCGTTTTCGGCTATGCAGTCACAACGGATGTGAACTGTATCCGGACGGCAGTATACGACCTTGACAAATCCTATGAAAGCCGGGAGCTTGTAAGAAGGTTCAATGCCCCGGGATATTTCCGCATGGACTATGATATTTCTTCAAATGACGCCATCCAGGATTTATTCGACAAAGGGAAAATTACCGCGGCTATCCAGATAAACAGGGGTTTTTCCTCAGACATAAAAAAGGGGAACCAAACGGAAATACAGATCCTTGTTGACGGGACTGATTCAAACACAGCTCTTGTGGCCATGGGATATGCAAACAGAATCATTATGAAATACGCAGGCGATTTGAGCGTTCAAAAGGTCAGGGCAAGGCCGATTAAGTTCGAGGTGCGTCCAAGGGCATGGTACAACCCTGATCTTACAAGCAGAAACTATAATGTGCCGGGTGTTATCGCTATCATGGTAATGCTTATATGCCTTCTCCTTACCGCAATGGCAATTGTGCGTGAAAGAGAAATAGGCACTATGGAACAGCTTATGGTGACGCCTCTCAAACCTGTTGAACTTATACTGGGCAAGACCATCCCCTTTGCTATTATAGGATTTTTCGATATGTCTCTTGTGACTACGGTGGGCGTATTCTGGTTTTCCATACCTGTCATCGGTTCGCTTATACTCCTGTTTTTCTGTACTGCCATTTATCTACTGTCGGTTCTTGGTATAGGGTTGTTTATTTCCACGATTTCGAGAACGCAGCAGCAAGCCATGATGGCAACGTTCCTTTTTTTTGCCCCTGCCGTACTTCTGTCAGGACTTATGTTCCCTATTGAGAATATGCCGGTGGCGGTCCAGTATGGCACGTACCTCAATCCGCTGAGGTATTTTCTTGTAATCATCAGAGGGATTTTTCTCAAAGGAAACGGGATTGATATCCTCTGGCCCCAAATGCTTGAGTTATTCATGCTGGGCATTCTTGTAATGACTTTGAGTGCCCTGAGGTTTAAAAAGAGGCTGGGATAA
- a CDS encoding ABC transporter permease, translating to MKLLRVKAIAKKELIQIWRDPLSLAMAFLMPVILLFIFGYAITLDVDNLSTVVYDRDKSSLSREFIREFKESGYFSVVGYADSHDEIDGYLDSGKAKAAISIPEDFSKNIRTGKDAQIQIVVDGSNSNTATIALGYITGISDLYTARLTGNRIMPLIDARTRVWYNPELKSRNFIIPGLIAVIMSIIAALLTSLTIAREWERGTMEQLISTPVKTTELILGKLIPYFLIGFIDMVMSILIVIYLFGVPLKGNIILLIALSSIFLFGGLSLGILISTVTKSQIVACQASLIVSYLPALLLSGFMFSIFNMPRPLQIITYILPARYFVAILKGIFLKGNTLSFLLLETSLLSVFGILAFALAIKKFKKRIE from the coding sequence ATGAAGCTTTTAAGGGTTAAGGCAATTGCGAAAAAAGAGCTGATCCAGATATGGCGTGACCCTCTAAGCCTTGCCATGGCATTTTTAATGCCTGTTATACTTCTTTTTATATTCGGATATGCTATTACCCTTGATGTTGACAACCTCTCAACCGTGGTTTACGACCGCGACAAAAGCAGTTTGAGCAGGGAATTTATCAGAGAATTCAAAGAATCCGGCTATTTTTCTGTAGTCGGTTATGCAGACAGCCATGATGAAATAGACGGATATCTTGATTCAGGAAAGGCGAAAGCTGCAATATCCATCCCGGAAGACTTTTCAAAAAACATAAGAACAGGCAAGGATGCACAGATTCAGATAGTTGTTGACGGGAGTAATTCAAATACGGCAACTATTGCGCTTGGTTATATAACAGGCATATCGGACCTCTATACGGCAAGACTAACAGGCAACCGTATTATGCCGCTCATTGATGCCCGTACCAGGGTCTGGTATAACCCTGAGCTTAAATCGAGGAATTTTATCATACCGGGGCTTATTGCCGTTATAATGTCAATTATCGCAGCGCTCCTTACATCTCTCACCATAGCAAGAGAATGGGAGAGGGGCACCATGGAGCAGCTCATTTCCACACCTGTGAAAACGACGGAGCTGATTCTGGGTAAACTGATACCGTATTTTCTCATCGGCTTCATTGATATGGTCATGTCGATTCTGATAGTCATATATCTCTTTGGCGTTCCTCTTAAGGGCAACATCATTTTACTCATAGCTCTGTCCAGCATATTCCTTTTTGGAGGTTTAAGCTTGGGGATACTTATCTCTACTGTGACAAAATCACAGATCGTGGCATGTCAGGCATCTTTGATCGTGTCATATTTACCCGCGCTGCTTTTGTCCGGTTTTATGTTTTCCATATTCAATATGCCCAGACCCCTTCAGATTATAACTTATATTCTTCCGGCCCGGTATTTTGTCGCCATACTGAAGGGGATATTCCTGAAAGGAAACACACTGTCGTTTCTGTTGCTGGAGACATCGCTTCTGTCTGTTTTTGGTATTTTGGCGTTTGCCCTGGCAATAAAAAAATTCAAAAAAAGGATAGAGTGA
- a CDS encoding ABC transporter ATP-binding protein — protein MNQDKSIEDIAINVESLTRRFGDFVAVDNVSLSIVKGEIYGFLGPNGAGKSTTIRMLCGLLMPTGGSGTVGGYDVVRQSEQIKQHIGYMSQKFSLYDDLTIAENIDFFSGIYGVPKEKKKERKEWVLDMAGLMDRRGIITKELPGGFKQRLALGCAILHEPPILFLDEPTSGVDPLSRRRFWELIDGMSKTGTTVFVTTHYMDEAEYCHRLGLIYRGKLIAQGKPSELKNRYMTRGVLEIEVDRIVEAMEVLERYNVQAAIFGSTLHVIVENADMVLPRIEEILKTSGITVGSIKKIVPSLEDVFITLIEVA, from the coding sequence ATGAATCAGGACAAATCCATTGAAGATATTGCAATAAACGTTGAAAGCTTAACCCGGAGATTTGGAGATTTCGTTGCAGTAGACAATGTAAGTCTCAGTATTGTAAAGGGCGAGATATACGGGTTCCTCGGACCCAACGGTGCAGGCAAGTCAACGACTATCCGGATGCTTTGCGGGCTTCTGATGCCCACTGGGGGGAGTGGAACCGTAGGAGGGTATGATGTCGTACGCCAGTCAGAGCAGATAAAACAACATATCGGCTATATGTCCCAGAAATTTTCCCTCTATGATGACCTCACGATAGCTGAAAATATAGATTTTTTCAGCGGCATTTACGGTGTCCCTAAGGAAAAGAAGAAAGAGCGAAAGGAATGGGTCCTTGATATGGCTGGACTTATGGATCGGCGAGGCATCATTACAAAAGAACTCCCAGGTGGTTTCAAACAGAGACTTGCCCTTGGCTGCGCAATACTCCATGAGCCCCCGATACTTTTCCTTGATGAGCCTACATCAGGTGTTGATCCTTTATCAAGACGTCGTTTCTGGGAGCTTATCGACGGAATGTCAAAAACAGGGACAACCGTATTTGTTACGACCCACTATATGGATGAAGCGGAGTATTGCCATAGACTCGGACTGATCTACAGAGGTAAACTCATAGCTCAGGGGAAACCCTCTGAACTAAAAAACAGATACATGACAAGAGGAGTCCTTGAGATAGAGGTTGACAGGATTGTAGAAGCGATGGAGGTGCTGGAGCGGTATAATGTTCAAGCGGCTATCTTTGGGAGTACACTCCATGTAATTGTGGAAAACGCCGACATGGTGCTACCCCGAATCGAAGAGATACTCAAGACATCGGGTATTACAGTGGGCAGCATAAAAAAGATCGTTCCTTCATTGGAAGATGTATTTATAACCCTGATAGAGGTTGCATGA
- a CDS encoding ABC transporter ATP-binding protein: MLNDIAIKIENLTKTFGNNIAVDSLNLEVRKGELFGLVGPDGAGKTTVMRLLTAIMKPTSGEAWVASRSILTKGEEIKENIGYMPQQFGLYEDLTVMENILFYADIYDVPESERPPRIEQLLGFSNLTPFTDRLAGKLSGGMKQKLGLACALIHRPEILFLDEPTNGVDPVSRRDFWKILYALLKEHVTIFVSTAYLDEAERCTEIGLLHNGKLLIKDKPAEIKKSVKLPMLEMWSNDTHAVREVALCMKGVKGVSIYGDRLHITLMKKGMVNEIIEKLKIGGMEIKDYREILPSIEDVFISMVER, translated from the coding sequence ATGTTGAACGACATTGCCATAAAAATTGAAAACCTGACAAAAACCTTTGGCAACAATATTGCTGTTGATAGCCTTAACCTTGAAGTCAGAAAAGGCGAACTTTTTGGCCTTGTCGGCCCGGACGGTGCCGGGAAAACAACAGTCATGAGACTCCTTACCGCTATTATGAAGCCCACATCCGGTGAAGCATGGGTTGCCTCTCGTTCCATTCTTACAAAGGGCGAAGAGATAAAGGAGAACATAGGTTATATGCCTCAGCAATTCGGCCTCTACGAAGACCTTACCGTTATGGAAAATATCCTTTTTTACGCAGACATCTATGATGTTCCTGAAAGCGAGCGTCCCCCAAGGATTGAACAACTCCTTGGGTTCAGCAATCTCACGCCTTTTACAGACAGGCTTGCAGGAAAGCTCTCAGGCGGGATGAAACAGAAACTCGGACTTGCCTGTGCTCTTATCCACAGGCCTGAAATTCTTTTCCTTGATGAGCCTACAAACGGTGTTGATCCGGTGTCACGGAGGGATTTTTGGAAGATACTCTATGCACTGTTGAAAGAACATGTAACTATCTTTGTCTCTACCGCGTATCTCGATGAGGCTGAGCGGTGTACGGAAATCGGGCTTCTGCATAACGGAAAGCTGCTTATAAAGGACAAACCTGCGGAAATTAAGAAGTCTGTCAAACTTCCCATGTTGGAAATGTGGAGTAATGATACCCATGCGGTAAGGGAGGTTGCCCTTTGCATGAAAGGTGTTAAGGGCGTGAGCATTTATGGCGACAGGCTCCATATTACCCTTATGAAAAAAGGTATGGTTAATGAAATTATTGAAAAATTGAAAATTGGAGGCATGGAGATAAAGGATTACCGGGAGATATTGCCTTCCATAGAGGATGTGTTCATTTCAATGGTGGAACGATAA
- a CDS encoding efflux RND transporter periplasmic adaptor subunit has translation MKKKRILIALAVIVIGITVLVVYNLKRQKDNGAMILSGNVEVIETNVGFKIPGRVTERPVDEGDKVRTGDLLARLDSAEIASVVAQSKASLDEATTKLAELSVGSRSQEIEQAKAQMNAQEAELQKVKKDFDRAEILYKNGAISASQFDVARSAYDARTALHRNALESLSLVREGPRKEEISIAGHRVKQARAVLAASEERLRDTTIYAPMNGVVLRKNVEAGETVASGTPVVTIGDLEHPWIKVYVKEDRLGQVRLGQKARISVDTFKGKVYEGAVTFISSEAEFTPKNVQTQEERVKLVFGVKVRVKNVNDELKPGMPADVRIELKQ, from the coding sequence ATGAAAAAAAAGAGAATTTTGATAGCTTTAGCTGTAATTGTTATAGGTATAACGGTCCTGGTTGTGTATAACCTCAAAAGACAAAAAGACAATGGGGCAATGATCCTCTCCGGTAATGTTGAGGTAATAGAGACAAATGTAGGTTTTAAAATACCCGGCAGGGTTACGGAACGCCCTGTGGATGAAGGCGATAAGGTAAGGACCGGTGATCTGCTGGCCAGACTTGACAGTGCAGAGATCGCTTCGGTGGTAGCTCAGAGTAAGGCATCTCTGGATGAGGCAACTACAAAACTGGCAGAGTTATCGGTCGGTTCCCGTTCCCAAGAAATAGAGCAGGCTAAAGCACAAATGAATGCCCAGGAAGCAGAATTGCAAAAGGTAAAAAAAGATTTTGACAGGGCAGAAATACTTTACAAAAATGGCGCCATATCTGCATCTCAGTTTGATGTTGCAAGGAGTGCTTACGATGCCCGCACAGCCCTCCATAGAAATGCCCTTGAGTCGTTGAGTCTCGTCAGGGAAGGGCCGAGAAAGGAGGAAATCAGCATTGCAGGACATCGTGTGAAACAGGCCAGGGCAGTGCTTGCCGCATCAGAGGAAAGATTAAGAGATACGACGATCTATGCCCCCATGAATGGTGTTGTGCTGAGAAAGAATGTTGAAGCCGGTGAGACTGTTGCTTCAGGCACGCCTGTTGTAACAATAGGCGATCTTGAACATCCATGGATTAAGGTATACGTGAAAGAGGACAGACTTGGTCAGGTCAGGCTCGGACAAAAGGCAAGAATATCAGTCGATACATTTAAAGGTAAGGTGTATGAAGGCGCTGTGACGTTTATATCATCCGAGGCGGAATTTACCCCGAAGAATGTTCAAACACAGGAGGAGCGGGTCAAGCTCGTATTCGGTGTAAAAGTAAGAGTAAAAAACGTCAATGATGAATTGAAGCCCGGTATGCCGGCAGATGTGAGGATTGAGTTAAAGCAGTAA
- a CDS encoding TolC family protein, giving the protein MKWQMKRNGTEILIKKRMDLIIRIAVLIFLLICTIHHTPSYAQEPSRHDLSANQVGLSEDRPRAEKDVDKYTLSMLIKYAMKNNPRIRIAAKDIEAEIYGIDSARADRMPKIDGGSGITRYRYDTPLTPIVIQPPIGPGTDFPLFRNTIWDAGISFRLPLFRGGRLFRGVNVAEMKKTVVEDNYRMSKQELVYNISSVYHKIAQLEKLLLVNDASVKQLEVHKGNVGIYLKTGVAPRLDLLKTDVELSHAKENRLIVKNSLASAYEFLKNLMGMDDMDVIISIVHEKPTDISYTDLKESMDTALSRRPDYKAAAKKRLISEERVKIAEGRRLPDIFVAGQYGGTAGSDTGFRENWYYGVKLTMPIMDGGSIRSEINREKVQLEKAREEERFLKLTIIREVRDAHMSIANVKERIEVTQKAIESARESLRVELLKYDTGAGMSQDVIDAQTALLRAETDYYQAIFDRETAVAYLSKAIGEDRYAVEVGK; this is encoded by the coding sequence ATGAAATGGCAAATGAAAAGAAATGGTACTGAAATATTAATAAAAAAGAGGATGGATTTGATTATACGCATTGCTGTTCTTATTTTTCTTCTGATATGTACAATACATCATACCCCTTCTTATGCACAGGAACCAAGCCGGCACGACCTGTCGGCCAACCAGGTTGGGCTGTCAGAAGACAGACCCCGGGCTGAAAAGGACGTCGATAAATATACACTCTCAATGCTAATCAAATATGCTATGAAGAACAATCCGAGGATCAGGATAGCTGCAAAAGATATCGAGGCGGAAATTTATGGGATAGACTCGGCAAGGGCTGACAGAATGCCAAAGATCGATGGAGGCAGCGGCATTACCCGATATCGTTACGACACCCCTCTCACGCCCATTGTGATACAACCTCCTATTGGTCCAGGAACGGATTTTCCTTTGTTCAGAAATACCATATGGGACGCAGGTATTTCTTTTAGACTTCCTCTGTTTAGGGGTGGAAGACTCTTCAGGGGGGTAAATGTAGCCGAAATGAAAAAGACGGTTGTAGAGGACAATTACAGAATGAGCAAGCAGGAGCTTGTTTATAATATCTCAAGCGTATACCATAAGATTGCACAACTTGAAAAACTTCTTCTTGTTAATGATGCATCGGTGAAACAGCTTGAGGTGCATAAAGGAAACGTGGGAATCTATCTTAAAACGGGTGTTGCACCGAGGCTCGATCTGCTTAAGACAGACGTTGAACTATCCCATGCAAAGGAAAACAGGCTTATTGTGAAGAACAGCCTTGCCAGCGCATACGAGTTTCTCAAAAACCTGATGGGCATGGACGATATGGACGTCATAATTTCCATTGTTCATGAAAAACCTACGGACATATCTTATACTGATCTTAAAGAAAGTATGGACACGGCATTATCACGGAGACCTGATTATAAAGCAGCTGCCAAAAAAAGGCTTATCAGCGAAGAACGGGTAAAGATAGCTGAAGGCAGGAGACTCCCTGATATTTTTGTAGCCGGCCAGTATGGTGGTACAGCCGGCAGTGACACCGGATTCAGAGAAAACTGGTATTATGGCGTGAAGTTGACGATGCCCATTATGGACGGCGGGTCTATAAGGTCTGAGATAAACAGGGAAAAAGTGCAACTGGAAAAGGCAAGAGAGGAAGAACGTTTTTTAAAACTTACCATAATCCGTGAAGTGAGGGATGCCCATATGAGCATTGCAAATGTGAAGGAGAGGATTGAAGTAACTCAGAAAGCCATTGAGAGCGCCCGCGAGAGTCTAAGGGTAGAGTTGCTCAAATATGATACCGGCGCCGGTATGAGTCAGGATGTAATTGATGCGCAGACAGCCCTCCTGAGAGCGGAAACAGATTATTATCAGGCAATTTTTGACAGAGAGACTGCTGTTGCGTATTTGAGCAAGGCTATCGGGGAAGACAGGTATGCTGTGGAGGTGGGGAAATGA
- a CDS encoding CerR family C-terminal domain-containing protein → MKSGKNISLSTRERILEAAGEIFAEYGFRNATVRDICEKANVNIAAVNYHFGDKEKLYYLVLEYWREVAFQKYPLDLKMDENKSPEEYLKAFIRSFLFRILEEGQSSWFGRLVAREYMEPTKALDMLIEDTIQPAFLFLSSVVQQLRGKPASEETTRFCCLSIVSQCLFFVYAKHVIKKLFHQDNFKTEEIESIADHISGFSLEAIKSLGGYVQGEGK, encoded by the coding sequence ATGAAGAGTGGCAAAAATATCAGCTTAAGTACCCGTGAACGTATACTTGAAGCCGCCGGTGAAATCTTTGCCGAATACGGGTTCAGAAATGCAACGGTGAGGGATATATGTGAGAAAGCCAATGTGAATATTGCTGCCGTCAATTATCATTTCGGGGATAAGGAGAAGCTTTACTATTTGGTTTTGGAATACTGGCGTGAAGTGGCTTTTCAAAAATATCCACTTGATCTTAAGATGGATGAAAATAAATCCCCTGAAGAATACCTTAAAGCATTCATACGGTCCTTTCTTTTCAGAATACTTGAGGAAGGTCAGTCTTCCTGGTTCGGGAGACTTGTTGCGAGGGAGTATATGGAGCCTACGAAGGCGCTGGATATGCTTATAGAAGATACAATACAGCCGGCTTTTTTGTTTCTTTCATCTGTTGTCCAACAATTACGTGGAAAACCGGCAAGTGAAGAGACTACACGTTTCTGTTGCTTAAGTATAGTCAGTCAGTGTCTTTTTTTTGTTTATGCAAAGCATGTCATCAAGAAGCTTTTTCATCAGGACAACTTCAAGACTGAGGAGATAGAATCTATAGCAGACCATATCAGCGGTTTTTCCTTAGAGGCAATCAAATCTCTTGGCGGGTACGTTCAAGGAGAAGGTAAATGA
- a CDS encoding ankyrin repeat domain-containing protein, whose protein sequence is MENPLPDLLKACEKGDSAAVRILLSRGADINVADNNGSTPIFYASMYGFADTARVLIDHNADINAKNKLGNTPLIYACMSGHTSIVKLLMSRNADANLKDKFDDTCIIIASKRGHIEIVKLLIAYGADINARDRYGNTSLMHACLNMHIGIAAFLIENDADLSAINNKNQTVLDIAVKMRLDKIADAIRKKT, encoded by the coding sequence ATGGAAAATCCATTACCTGATTTATTAAAAGCTTGCGAGAAAGGTGATTCAGCTGCTGTAAGGATTTTGTTGAGCAGGGGTGCCGACATAAATGTTGCAGACAATAATGGATCAACTCCGATCTTCTATGCCTCTATGTACGGTTTTGCCGATACTGCAAGGGTGCTCATTGATCATAATGCCGACATTAATGCAAAAAATAAGCTTGGCAATACACCTCTTATATATGCTTGCATGTCCGGGCATACAAGTATTGTCAAATTACTGATGTCCAGAAATGCCGATGCAAACTTGAAGGATAAGTTTGACGATACCTGTATTATCATTGCAAGCAAAAGAGGTCATATAGAAATTGTGAAGCTGCTCATTGCTTACGGGGCTGATATAAATGCCAGGGACAGGTACGGCAATACCTCTCTGATGCATGCCTGTCTGAATATGCATATAGGAATAGCCGCTTTTCTTATAGAAAACGATGCAGACCTGTCTGCCATCAACAACAAAAATCAAACTGTCCTTGATATTGCTGTCAAAATGAGACTTGATAAGATAGCTGATGCTATAAGAAAAAAAACCTAA
- the greA gene encoding transcription elongation factor GreA, which translates to MKSPITREGYENLKKEHELLLTIKRPKIILAIEEARAHGDISENAELDAAKEEYQFLQKKIAEVEMMITNSEVVDVKKTEFESVEFGCNITLMNLDTDEEVVYQLVGPYESDIQKGKISMSSPLGRALMGKSVGDEVNFSAPGGKRTYEIINIV; encoded by the coding sequence ATGAAATCACCTATTACACGTGAAGGCTATGAAAATCTGAAGAAGGAACATGAACTTCTGCTTACTATCAAAAGACCTAAGATTATACTTGCCATAGAAGAAGCAAGGGCTCATGGTGATATTTCAGAAAATGCTGAATTGGATGCTGCAAAGGAGGAATATCAGTTTCTCCAGAAAAAGATTGCCGAAGTAGAAATGATGATCACAAATTCCGAGGTTGTAGACGTTAAAAAAACGGAATTCGAAAGTGTTGAATTCGGATGCAATATTACCTTGATGAATCTTGATACTGACGAAGAGGTGGTTTATCAATTGGTTGGTCCCTATGAATCTGATATCCAAAAAGGTAAGATTTCTATGAGCTCACCTCTTGGCAGGGCATTAATGGGTAAATCTGTGGGAGATGAAGTAAACTTTTCAGCCCCTGGCGGCAAGCGGACTTACGAAATCATTAACATTGTGTAA